Proteins from a single region of Desulfovibrio sp. Huiquan2017:
- a CDS encoding FeoA domain-containing protein: MQKPLTEFPTGAVVRISGIDGGRNARARMLAMGMTPGCPVTVLAGGSKGCRVRVRGSDVVLCCGLAGKILAVPDESDEGPRCACCPSPRARAI; the protein is encoded by the coding sequence ATGCAAAAGCCTTTGACAGAGTTTCCGACTGGTGCGGTAGTACGTATTTCTGGTATAGACGGAGGCAGAAATGCGCGGGCGCGAATGCTCGCCATGGGCATGACGCCCGGCTGCCCGGTGACCGTCCTGGCGGGCGGCTCCAAGGGGTGCCGTGTGCGAGTGCGCGGCTCGGACGTGGTCTTGTGCTGCGGCCTGGCCGGGAAAATCCTGGCCGTGCCCGACGAGTCCGACGAAGGTCCCCGCTGCGCCTGCTGCCCGTCCCCACGCGCCCGGGCGATCTAG